A genomic segment from Leptospira perdikensis encodes:
- a CDS encoding iron chaperone, producing the protein MKSKIPKSIDEYIGNFPKDVQIILQKIRSTIQKEVPEATEKISYAMPTFALNGNLVHFAAYAKHIGFYALPSGNIAFQKEISKYKFGKGSIQFPLDEPIPYVLIKKIVKFRVGENLEKTKKKIQKKKITRPQKSISKKF; encoded by the coding sequence ATGAAATCAAAGATTCCGAAATCAATCGATGAATATATAGGAAATTTTCCGAAGGATGTTCAAATCATCCTTCAAAAAATTCGAAGTACAATTCAGAAGGAAGTACCGGAAGCAACAGAAAAAATTAGTTATGCAATGCCGACGTTTGCATTGAATGGAAACTTGGTACATTTTGCAGCATATGCAAAACATATCGGATTTTATGCACTTCCATCGGGGAATATTGCATTCCAAAAAGAAATTTCAAAATATAAATTTGGAAAGGGTTCCATTCAATTTCCTTTGGATGAACCCATTCCTTATGTTCTGATCAAAAAAATAGTTAAATTCAGAGTGGGCGAAAATTTAGAAAAAACTAAAAAGAAAATTCAAAAAAAAAAGATTACCCGTCCTCAAAAATCGATCTCAAAGAAATTTTGA
- a CDS encoding MATE family efflux transporter — protein MTSASLWNDLKKALAGSEEDYTEVSIRKALFLLSVPMVLELVLESVFAVVDIYFVSALGASAVATVGLTETYLFLLYSVAMGLSFSVTAIVARRIGEKEKDKAGVAAVQSIWIAIIASVPFAIAGIFFSKELLTLMGGDEWVLTEGYHYMQWMLGGNIVIVLLFLINAVFRGAGDAAISMRVLWISNGLNIVLDPIFIFGWGPVPAYGITGAAIATNLGRGIGVLFQLWLLFQGGKHIRILKSHLKIEWETIQGLLKTSLGGIGQMIVGMTSWIFIMRILSEFGSQTVAGATIAMRTMMFTMMPSWGMSNAVATLVGQNLGAGKPERAEQSVWFTGFCNMGYLIIVAIVYYFWGENLIAIFTNDKEVISIGGEWLQIVSYSYFIYAWWMAAGQAFNGAGDTITPTKINVVFFWIIQIPLAYVLGKHLAFGPTGVFWAIMISETSVGVFTLWLFTKGSWKQAKV, from the coding sequence ATGACAAGTGCTAGTTTATGGAATGATTTAAAAAAGGCCCTTGCGGGTTCTGAAGAAGACTATACGGAAGTTAGTATACGCAAAGCATTGTTTCTACTTTCCGTTCCTATGGTATTGGAACTCGTTTTAGAGTCTGTATTTGCCGTTGTTGATATTTATTTTGTAAGTGCCCTTGGTGCTTCTGCAGTTGCAACGGTTGGCCTTACAGAAACTTATTTGTTTCTTTTATACTCTGTAGCAATGGGATTGTCTTTTTCTGTAACAGCCATTGTCGCACGAAGGATTGGAGAAAAAGAAAAAGATAAAGCTGGAGTTGCAGCCGTTCAATCCATTTGGATTGCTATCATTGCATCTGTTCCCTTTGCAATAGCAGGTATATTTTTCTCAAAAGAACTTCTTACACTTATGGGTGGAGATGAGTGGGTTCTAACTGAGGGATATCATTATATGCAGTGGATGTTAGGTGGGAATATAGTGATCGTATTACTCTTTTTGATTAATGCAGTTTTTCGTGGTGCTGGCGATGCAGCAATCTCCATGAGAGTATTATGGATTTCCAATGGATTAAATATCGTTTTAGATCCCATTTTTATTTTTGGGTGGGGGCCCGTGCCTGCCTACGGAATTACTGGTGCAGCCATTGCGACAAACCTGGGACGCGGAATAGGAGTATTGTTTCAATTATGGTTATTGTTTCAAGGTGGGAAACACATTCGAATTCTTAAATCTCACCTAAAAATTGAATGGGAAACAATCCAAGGTTTATTAAAAACCTCACTTGGTGGAATTGGGCAGATGATTGTGGGTATGACATCTTGGATTTTTATTATGAGAATCCTTTCCGAATTTGGAAGTCAAACAGTCGCCGGAGCAACTATAGCGATGAGAACTATGATGTTTACTATGATGCCCTCTTGGGGAATGTCTAATGCGGTCGCAACCTTAGTAGGTCAAAATTTGGGAGCAGGAAAACCCGAACGAGCTGAACAATCCGTATGGTTTACTGGATTCTGTAACATGGGTTATCTGATTATCGTTGCCATAGTATACTACTTTTGGGGAGAAAACCTAATTGCTATCTTTACCAATGATAAAGAAGTAATTAGCATTGGTGGTGAATGGTTACAGATTGTATCCTATTCGTATTTTATTTATGCTTGGTGGATGGCTGCCGGACAGGCGTTTAATGGTGCCGGTGATACCATCACTCCCACAAAAATCAATGTGGTTTTCTTTTGGATCATTCAGATCCCGCTGGCATATGTATTAGGAAAACACTTAGCATTTGGTCCGACTGGCGTTTTTTGGGCCATTATGATTTCAGAAACTTCCGTTGGAGTGTTCACACTATGGTTGTTTACAAAGGGATCTTGGAAACAAGCGAAGGTTTAG
- a CDS encoding helix-turn-helix transcriptional regulator, with protein MFATNSMQTDFHSHYAATLAISLKKNITIETELGKEEYRVALVGPNTHHRTISPGVEMVALLIDPETYEFGSISGTISSGEVKRLDIQKFLPLINSLWSLYYGDLNDEDATKLQLNLLRTVYPFDTLEASIDPRIQKIAQKIRMEVPSSIRMKEIGKDFSISEDRLIRLFKENLGIPLRRYLLWVRILRAVKEIKAGNNLTDAAHAAGFSDSAHFSRTFKENFGFIPSLFFGHLKTAEVRFCEPNEIL; from the coding sequence ATGTTTGCAACGAACAGTATGCAGACAGATTTTCATTCGCATTATGCAGCCACACTCGCCATTTCGCTTAAAAAAAACATCACTATTGAAACTGAGTTGGGTAAAGAAGAATATCGAGTGGCTCTCGTCGGCCCCAATACTCATCACAGAACTATTTCTCCAGGAGTGGAGATGGTTGCTTTGCTCATTGATCCAGAAACTTATGAGTTTGGTTCCATATCTGGGACTATTTCTTCCGGTGAAGTCAAACGGTTGGACATTCAAAAATTTCTCCCTTTGATTAATTCTCTTTGGTCATTGTATTATGGTGATCTTAATGATGAAGATGCCACCAAACTTCAATTAAATTTACTGCGTACAGTTTACCCATTTGATACATTGGAAGCTAGTATAGATCCACGAATTCAAAAAATTGCCCAAAAAATTAGAATGGAAGTTCCGAGTAGCATTCGAATGAAAGAAATCGGCAAGGATTTTTCGATTTCAGAAGATAGGCTGATTCGTTTGTTTAAAGAAAATCTAGGAATTCCTTTAAGAAGGTATTTGTTATGGGTTCGTATTTTACGTGCGGTGAAAGAAATAAAGGCAGGTAATAATCTGACTGATGCAGCTCATGCTGCAGGGTTCTCCGATTCGGCTCATTTTTCCAGAACATTCAAAGAAAATTTTGGGTTTATACCTTCTTTATTCTTTGGGCATCTCAAAACTGCAGAAGTTCGATTTTGTGAACCAAACGAAATTCTTTAA
- a CDS encoding SMP-30/gluconolactonase/LRE family protein: MIVFYLVLVSCRTPEEYFKKQIKGPVELSYHPAFDSIKSEGDPIKQNVTISGSVLPAQDEILLQEDLGRAFVASIDGWIWKVDLKNNTTEPFLKTPLLPGGMVFHPKNPDIIFMCLSRGKQHDINLVDGPGIYELTISTKQLRKIGTRVPLVDKTKEPLDNQIGIFFSKGKETKIPISKLNETNSRNVEKADDLAISNDGERIYFTEPYDHPNSILGVSSQSKHEVLTLGRNGHLWKYDLKDNTASLIAYQYTYLDGILLEYSQGETETSILLNELSKSRLVRLHLTGDKEGKDEIVIEGLPGFPDGMDRDATGRIWIAVPVERSKLITWLHKHPFWKSLVLYIPESLQPVSKKTGIIALSPNGSKPIYYSVHDGSLFSYIIVVVPGKEKLYLAVYQDGFKGLVTLPYPNNI; the protein is encoded by the coding sequence ATGATTGTTTTTTATCTGGTTTTAGTTTCTTGTAGAACGCCAGAAGAATATTTTAAAAAACAAATCAAAGGGCCAGTAGAACTTTCTTATCATCCTGCATTTGATTCTATAAAATCAGAAGGTGATCCCATCAAACAAAACGTAACCATTAGCGGATCCGTTTTGCCTGCTCAAGATGAAATTCTTTTGCAAGAAGATTTGGGAAGAGCCTTTGTTGCTTCCATTGATGGATGGATTTGGAAGGTGGATTTGAAAAACAATACAACCGAGCCATTTCTAAAAACTCCGCTTTTACCAGGGGGAATGGTATTTCATCCAAAGAATCCTGATATCATCTTTATGTGTTTGTCTCGAGGAAAACAGCATGATATAAACCTTGTTGATGGACCTGGAATTTACGAATTAACCATTTCAACAAAACAATTACGTAAAATTGGAACCCGAGTCCCTCTTGTTGATAAAACCAAAGAGCCATTGGACAACCAAATCGGTATATTTTTCTCTAAAGGAAAAGAAACCAAGATACCAATCTCTAAATTAAATGAGACAAACAGTCGTAATGTGGAAAAAGCAGATGACTTAGCTATCAGTAATGATGGAGAAAGAATTTATTTTACAGAACCATACGATCATCCAAACTCAATTCTTGGTGTCAGTTCCCAATCTAAACATGAAGTCCTTACTTTAGGTCGTAACGGCCATCTATGGAAATATGATTTAAAAGATAACACTGCAAGTTTGATTGCATACCAATACACCTATTTAGATGGAATTCTATTGGAATACTCTCAAGGAGAAACCGAAACTTCTATTCTTCTAAATGAATTATCAAAATCAAGACTCGTTCGTTTACACCTAACTGGCGATAAAGAAGGAAAAGATGAGATAGTGATCGAAGGCCTTCCTGGATTTCCTGATGGTATGGATCGTGATGCCACTGGGCGCATATGGATCGCCGTCCCAGTAGAAAGATCGAAACTAATTACATGGTTACACAAACACCCTTTTTGGAAAAGTCTTGTTCTTTATATACCGGAAAGTCTCCAACCTGTTTCTAAAAAAACAGGAATCATTGCTCTTTCACCTAATGGAAGTAAACCTATATATTACTCTGTGCACGATGGTAGTTTATTTTCGTATATCATTGTAGTTGTTCCAGGAAAAGAAAAACTTTATTTGGCTGTATATCAAGACGGGTTCAAAGGATTAGTCACTTTACCATATCCTAATAATATTTAG
- a CDS encoding ArsR/SmtB family transcription factor: MVKLKESEEALNATFQALADPTRRKILMQLVSGEATVLQLAEPFEMSLPGISKHLKVLEKAGLIEKGKSAQSRPCRLKVEALQEANQWLEQYKRLWEERLDRLDAYLLELQKSKGKN, from the coding sequence ATGGTTAAATTAAAGGAATCCGAAGAAGCACTGAATGCCACGTTCCAGGCATTGGCAGACCCGACTCGTCGCAAGATCCTTATGCAATTGGTCTCAGGCGAAGCGACAGTCCTCCAATTGGCAGAACCTTTCGAAATGAGCCTACCTGGAATTTCTAAACATCTTAAAGTTTTGGAAAAGGCTGGGCTCATCGAAAAAGGTAAATCGGCTCAGTCTCGGCCTTGTCGTTTGAAGGTAGAAGCACTGCAAGAAGCCAACCAATGGTTGGAACAATACAAACGGTTATGGGAAGAACGATTGGATCGTTTGGATGCATACTTACTAGAGTTACAAAAATCAAAAGGAAAAAATTAA
- a CDS encoding beta-class carbonic anhydrase, which translates to MSNTLIQQETSKVHKEVIGANEKYVSEFGKKGELALPPARSFTILTCMDARLDPAKYAGLAEGDAHVIRNAGGRASDDAIRSLVISYKLLGTKEFFVIHHSDCGMQLFTDPIIRNLLAKSLKTATVDANGWRNLEESGGSEEAKFVPFLTFENLEQSVIDDVKRIRNHPLIPKDIPVYGYYYDVKTGKLVEVTEATKIGRAS; encoded by the coding sequence ATGTCAAACACACTCATACAGCAAGAAACAAGCAAAGTTCATAAAGAAGTCATTGGTGCGAACGAAAAGTACGTATCCGAATTTGGGAAGAAAGGGGAACTCGCCCTCCCACCAGCGAGAAGTTTTACCATCCTTACCTGTATGGATGCAAGACTTGATCCCGCTAAATATGCGGGCCTTGCCGAAGGGGATGCCCATGTGATTCGTAATGCCGGTGGTCGTGCAAGTGATGATGCAATTCGGTCTCTCGTAATTTCTTATAAACTTCTAGGAACCAAAGAATTTTTTGTCATCCACCACTCCGATTGTGGAATGCAATTATTTACTGATCCAATCATTCGGAACCTTCTCGCCAAAAGTTTGAAAACGGCAACCGTCGATGCCAATGGATGGCGCAATTTGGAAGAGTCGGGTGGTTCGGAAGAAGCAAAGTTTGTTCCCTTTCTCACATTTGAAAATTTAGAACAAAGTGTGATCGATGATGTAAAACGGATTCGAAACCATCCTTTGATTCCCAAAGACATTCCTGTTTATGGATACTATTACGATGTCAAAACAGGAAAACTAGTAGAAGTAACGGAGGCCACAAAGATAGGAAGAGCCTCCTGA
- a CDS encoding M24 family metallopeptidase yields the protein MPLTKERGLFSKLSSKFSKFNSESIRIPNSEEKVGFLKAQRLAYDCVTTIEKEMLPGWTEKQTAKRMDEYLRDHGVKVFLHRPFAWFGEHARFDGYKRFTQFHPGKKILKEEESFILDVSPVVDGYIGDIGYSSSLIKNSALDQGMEYLLNLRKEIPTYFSSSMTPSEIWWKIDSDAKNAGFDNVHALYPFAVLGHRVYKVNLPNISFPLLPISFASWFSLQGSYEFLSHKVLPELLTPDHEGDKVGLWAIEPHLGRGKTGFKFEEILVVEKDKAYWLDDDVPHVNKYKIRKETV from the coding sequence ATGCCCTTAACCAAAGAAAGAGGATTGTTTTCCAAACTCTCCTCGAAGTTTTCAAAATTTAACTCTGAATCGATACGAATTCCCAATTCAGAAGAAAAAGTTGGGTTTTTAAAAGCACAACGATTGGCTTACGATTGTGTTACCACTATAGAAAAAGAAATGTTACCCGGTTGGACGGAAAAACAAACCGCCAAACGTATGGATGAATATTTACGTGATCATGGCGTTAAAGTTTTTTTACATAGACCCTTTGCTTGGTTCGGTGAACACGCAAGATTCGATGGATACAAACGTTTCACTCAATTCCATCCTGGCAAAAAAATTCTAAAGGAAGAAGAATCGTTTATTTTAGATGTATCTCCTGTAGTTGATGGTTACATCGGTGACATTGGGTATTCATCCTCCTTAATTAAAAATTCTGCACTCGACCAAGGTATGGAATATTTATTAAACCTCCGAAAAGAAATTCCAACGTACTTTAGCTCTTCCATGACACCTTCAGAGATTTGGTGGAAAATTGATTCCGATGCAAAAAATGCAGGATTCGATAATGTACATGCATTATATCCTTTTGCAGTACTTGGACATAGAGTGTATAAAGTAAACCTGCCGAACATTTCCTTTCCTTTGTTACCAATTAGTTTTGCAAGTTGGTTTAGTTTACAGGGATCCTACGAATTTTTATCACACAAAGTTTTGCCAGAACTATTAACTCCTGATCATGAAGGAGATAAAGTTGGACTTTGGGCCATCGAACCACATCTAGGAAGAGGAAAAACTGGTTTTAAATTTGAAGAAATCTTAGTTGTGGAAAAAGACAAAGCGTACTGGTTAGACGACGATGTCCCACATGTAAATAAATACAAAATACGAAAGGAAACAGTATGA
- a CDS encoding DUF423 domain-containing protein has translation MNIVKKQSSPVLILLVCLSGFLAVAIGAFGAHGLKKIITPELMVIFETGNRYHFYHTLAALVSFILLQQSVSLDSPSKSNTLLKVATWMFLLGILIFSFSLYALAITGIRVLGAITPIGGVSFLVGWTCLGLGSFYLFVPKK, from the coding sequence ATGAATATTGTCAAGAAGCAATCCTCTCCGGTTTTAATCCTACTAGTTTGCCTTTCCGGATTTTTAGCCGTTGCCATTGGAGCCTTTGGTGCGCATGGTCTCAAAAAGATAATAACTCCAGAACTTATGGTGATTTTTGAAACCGGAAATCGTTATCATTTTTATCATACGCTAGCTGCACTTGTTAGCTTTATATTATTACAACAATCAGTTTCATTGGATTCACCAAGTAAAAGTAACACATTGTTAAAGGTAGCGACTTGGATGTTTCTATTAGGAATCCTGATTTTTTCCTTTAGTTTGTATGCCCTGGCAATCACAGGGATTCGTGTTTTAGGAGCCATCACTCCTATAGGAGGAGTGAGTTTTTTAGTAGGTTGGACTTGTTTGGGACTCGGATCTTTTTATCTCTTTGTTCCAAAGAAATAG
- a CDS encoding carboxypeptidase M32: protein MALPQALENYRKQYRKIKLFQDVASVLHWDSEVMMPEEGREYRSAQIAAVAELTHDWMTDKSFLNQIQSAKQSIGELPESERSLWNRELEVLMEEKEKADKLPSEFVSEFAKVTNLAHAEWAEAKREKNFQSFAKRLEELVQLSKKQADYFGYTTEPYDALLDSYEKGAKANKIQSLFSDLKASLVPIVSTAPKFKNPFPGPISIEKQTKFCNRLPSLLGLTTKESRLDTSNHPFSTSLGKGDKRITTRYSETDPLSSIFGVLHETGHSLYESGLSAMSNWPTPITEFLSLGIHESQSRLWENQVGRSLPFWEFVYPILLSDFGLSDKELPFKELYQYINSTEKTKVRVEADQVTYNLHIILRFEIERDLINGKIQVKDLPEIWNTKMKESFGLTIENDAEGVLQDIHWSMGAFGYFPTYTLGNIFSSQFFKKFTEEFPDSHNKFSTKGDFSDLLGWLRKNIHSKGKIYDVDTLMKQTTGESADSKHLISYLNGKIKEVTK from the coding sequence ATGGCCCTGCCCCAAGCACTCGAAAATTACCGAAAACAATATCGTAAAATCAAATTATTCCAAGATGTAGCGTCTGTACTTCATTGGGATTCGGAAGTGATGATGCCGGAGGAGGGTCGCGAATACCGATCGGCACAAATTGCTGCTGTGGCAGAGCTCACCCACGATTGGATGACAGATAAATCTTTTTTAAACCAAATCCAATCTGCGAAACAATCTATCGGTGAACTACCTGAATCCGAACGATCACTTTGGAATCGTGAGTTGGAAGTCCTGATGGAAGAAAAGGAGAAGGCTGATAAATTGCCCTCGGAGTTTGTTTCCGAATTTGCGAAAGTAACCAACCTTGCACATGCCGAATGGGCAGAAGCAAAAAGAGAAAAAAACTTCCAATCCTTTGCAAAACGATTAGAGGAACTGGTTCAATTATCTAAAAAACAAGCAGATTACTTTGGTTATACGACAGAACCTTATGATGCACTGCTCGATAGTTATGAAAAGGGTGCCAAAGCCAACAAAATCCAATCCTTGTTTTCTGATTTGAAAGCGTCTTTGGTTCCTATAGTGTCCACGGCACCTAAATTTAAAAATCCATTTCCAGGACCTATCTCTATAGAGAAACAAACTAAATTTTGTAATCGTTTGCCATCACTTCTCGGGCTTACAACAAAAGAATCGAGATTGGATACAAGTAACCATCCATTTTCTACAAGTTTGGGAAAGGGTGATAAACGAATCACAACTAGATATTCAGAAACAGATCCACTTTCTTCCATCTTTGGTGTGTTACATGAAACAGGCCATTCTCTTTATGAATCTGGATTGTCTGCAATGTCAAATTGGCCCACACCCATTACAGAATTTTTAAGTTTAGGAATTCATGAATCCCAAAGTCGATTGTGGGAAAATCAGGTAGGTCGTTCTTTGCCGTTTTGGGAATTTGTTTATCCAATCCTTTTGTCTGATTTTGGGCTTAGCGATAAGGAACTTCCTTTCAAAGAATTATACCAATACATCAATAGCACTGAAAAAACAAAAGTAAGAGTGGAAGCTGACCAGGTTACATACAACCTTCATATAATCTTGCGATTTGAAATCGAAAGAGATCTCATCAATGGAAAAATTCAAGTTAAGGACTTACCTGAAATTTGGAATACAAAGATGAAAGAAAGTTTTGGGCTTACCATTGAGAATGATGCGGAAGGTGTTTTACAGGACATTCACTGGTCGATGGGAGCCTTTGGATACTTTCCAACTTATACGTTGGGTAATATTTTCAGTTCACAATTTTTCAAAAAATTCACAGAAGAGTTTCCTGATTCGCATAACAAATTTTCCACGAAAGGTGATTTTTCCGACCTATTGGGTTGGCTTCGTAAAAACATTCATTCCAAAGGAAAAATTTATGATGTAGACACCTTGATGAAACAGACTACTGGTGAATCGGCTGATTCTAAACATTTGATTTCCTATTTGAATGGAAAAATCAAAGAAGTAACAAAATAA
- a CDS encoding SMP-30/gluconolactonase/LRE family protein translates to MKFLSSINYICSISFFLFVGCNSGNIKIGEAYKLGKVPDTILEVTKPDPFLNHLKVSFPELPGHDDLIFDNKNQTAYASGMDGWIWKLNFKTNSAEAWVKPPVNPAGLQFSNQSNESILACASRLGGVSYEETSRVGLYEINIKTKSVVPLLLNLPKLEQTDFETVYPEAKRPTFSLKNLNESNSRAFALCNDLAVSKDGNRIYISEPFERPNAAMGSGAVPEAIGLYPHGKLWMYDRKQNSVSLIMSGFTFVDGIVIADHSASKEESVIITETTKFRIIKANISGKQEGKFEILFENLPGLADGLERDSKDRIWVGIIKPRSGLVNLIHNNPWLKPFLLSLPQRILPIAKKTGILVLDPSGKKALYYSMHDGSKIKDISVAVPNLNSIYLPSFDTSSRGLYSLPTVSFELGD, encoded by the coding sequence ATGAAATTTTTATCCTCTATAAACTATATCTGTTCAATTTCCTTTTTTCTATTTGTCGGATGTAATTCCGGTAATATCAAAATTGGAGAAGCTTATAAACTGGGTAAAGTACCTGATACAATTCTAGAAGTTACAAAACCAGATCCTTTTTTGAATCATTTAAAGGTCAGCTTTCCTGAGTTACCTGGTCATGATGATCTTATCTTCGATAACAAAAATCAAACTGCTTATGCATCCGGAATGGATGGATGGATTTGGAAATTAAATTTCAAAACAAATTCAGCCGAAGCTTGGGTAAAACCTCCTGTGAATCCAGCTGGACTACAATTTTCAAATCAATCCAATGAATCCATACTTGCTTGCGCTTCAAGACTTGGTGGAGTTAGTTATGAAGAAACCTCTCGTGTTGGTTTATATGAAATCAATATCAAAACAAAATCAGTAGTTCCTTTGTTACTCAACTTACCAAAATTAGAACAAACAGATTTCGAAACGGTTTATCCAGAAGCAAAAAGACCAACCTTCTCACTTAAAAATTTAAACGAATCCAACTCTAGAGCTTTCGCTTTATGTAATGACCTCGCCGTATCTAAAGATGGAAATCGAATCTACATTTCAGAACCCTTTGAAAGACCTAATGCAGCAATGGGAAGTGGCGCCGTTCCTGAAGCAATCGGCCTTTATCCTCATGGTAAACTTTGGATGTATGATAGAAAACAAAATTCAGTTTCTCTCATCATGAGTGGATTTACTTTTGTGGATGGTATTGTCATTGCAGACCATTCAGCTTCTAAAGAAGAATCTGTAATTATCACCGAGACAACAAAGTTCAGAATCATCAAAGCAAACATTAGTGGCAAACAAGAAGGAAAGTTTGAAATTTTATTTGAAAATCTTCCGGGCCTCGCCGACGGTTTGGAACGAGATTCCAAAGATAGGATTTGGGTCGGTATCATCAAACCTCGTTCTGGTCTTGTCAATTTGATTCACAACAATCCTTGGCTCAAACCATTTCTTTTATCACTTCCACAAAGAATTTTACCTATCGCAAAGAAAACGGGAATTCTTGTTCTTGATCCTTCCGGTAAAAAAGCACTTTATTATTCTATGCATGATGGTTCAAAAATTAAAGATATTTCCGTTGCTGTCCCCAATTTGAATTCTATCTACTTACCATCTTTTGATACATCTTCCCGAGGTTTATATTCTCTTCCAACCGTTAGTTTCGAGTTAGGTGATTGA
- a CDS encoding SRPBCC family protein, which produces MFKSDVVLTLEEKIVRIERLFDAPIQLVWEVWTNPVHIEKWWGPKGFTNPTVEFDFKVGGAYRIVMRSPEGVDYPIKGKFLEITPFQSFVISDLVDEHPDEWIKDVQKMTGTTGDRDILNSKLRILFEETEGKTKVTLFTEFANNQIRDGFASSGMKEGWSDSFEKLESNALPNQNQISLEKKLNHPQELVFNALSNPLTIDSWWGPSGFKTTTTKMDFKVGGKWVFTMLGPDGKVWPNTIEYKVIRKFDYLEYLHGSGEENKNDDFLVNVYLIAIDKNQTLVKMQMTFSDTNVRNAVIGFGAIESGQQTLSRLNLYLDTEHKSS; this is translated from the coding sequence ATGTTTAAATCAGATGTAGTCCTCACATTAGAAGAAAAAATAGTTCGCATTGAACGTTTGTTCGACGCTCCCATTCAACTTGTTTGGGAGGTTTGGACAAACCCGGTACATATCGAAAAATGGTGGGGGCCAAAAGGATTTACGAACCCGACAGTAGAATTTGATTTTAAAGTGGGCGGAGCATATCGAATTGTTATGCGGTCTCCCGAGGGAGTTGATTATCCAATCAAAGGAAAGTTTTTAGAAATTACACCATTTCAAAGTTTTGTGATTAGTGATTTAGTGGATGAACATCCAGACGAATGGATAAAGGATGTTCAGAAAATGACTGGAACCACTGGTGATCGAGACATCTTAAATTCTAAATTGAGAATTCTATTTGAAGAAACAGAGGGAAAAACAAAAGTAACTCTCTTTACCGAATTTGCGAACAATCAAATTCGCGATGGATTTGCTAGCTCAGGTATGAAAGAAGGTTGGTCGGACAGTTTCGAAAAATTAGAATCGAATGCTTTACCTAACCAGAATCAAATTAGCTTAGAAAAAAAATTAAATCATCCTCAAGAATTAGTTTTTAATGCATTATCAAATCCTTTGACCATTGATTCATGGTGGGGTCCAAGTGGATTCAAAACGACTACTACAAAAATGGACTTCAAAGTTGGTGGAAAATGGGTATTTACTATGCTTGGGCCAGATGGAAAGGTTTGGCCCAATACCATCGAATACAAAGTGATCAGAAAATTTGATTACTTGGAATACCTACATGGATCTGGTGAAGAAAATAAAAATGATGATTTTTTAGTGAACGTATATCTAATTGCCATCGATAAGAATCAAACATTAGTAAAGATGCAAATGACTTTTTCTGATACAAACGTTCGAAATGCAGTGATTGGTTTTGGAGCAATAGAAAGTGGGCAGCAGACACTTTCTAGACTCAATCTATATTTGGATACAGAACATAAGTCCTCATAG